The genomic stretch CGCCAAGTCGCCGGGCAATCCCTCGCTGCTCAATTCGCGCTGCTGGATGAAGGGGACGCACAATGTCGCGCTCGACACTGCGCTCAAGGATTGCACCAAGGCGATCGAACTGAGCGAATCGCCCGCCGCGGTGCTCGACAGCCGGGCCATGGTCTATTTCCGGATGCAGCGACCGGACGACGCGATCGCCGATCTCGACGCCGCGCTGGAAGTGAGCCCCGACCAGGCGGCGAGCCTGTACCTGCGCGGGGTGATCCGGCGGCAAAAGGGCGACAAGACCGCCGAGGGCGAACTCGCGGCGGCACGGATGATCGCCCCGCGGATCGACGAAGTCTATGCGCGCTATGGGATCAAGCCCTGAAGCGGCGAGAAGGAAAACCTCCCCCGGTTCGGGAATTCTTCACGCCCGCGCGTTAACGCCTCGTCATGGCTACGCGCGTCTTCATCACGATCGATACCGAGCTGATGTGGCGGCACCACGTCGCCGGGCTCGACGCGGCGGAGGTGGTGCGGCGCTCGATCGAGCCGGCGGGCGTGGGCGTGGGCTGGCAGCTTGCCCAGCTTGCGGCGCATGGGCTGAAGGCGACGTTCTTCGTCGATCCGATGCCGGCGCTGGTCTATGGCCTCGATCCGATCAAGCGCATCGTCGGCGCGATCCTGTCGGCGGGGCAGGAGGTTCAGTTGCACCTCCACCCCAATTGGACCGGCGCGCATGCCGGGGACAAGGGCGCGAGCCATGGACCGTTCGAGCTGATCGACTATAGCCTCGCCGAGCAGGTCCGGCTGATCGCGGGCGCGGCGGAGATGCTGGTCGCGGCGGGGGCGCCCGATCCGATTGCGTTCCGTTCGGGCAGCTATTCGGCGAGCGACGATACGCTGGCGGCGCTTGCCGAGCTGGGATTCGCCTATGATTCGAGCCACAACGGCTCCGAGCATCCCTGGCCCAGCGCGATCGGGCTGGACCCGCGCCAGATCGCGCCGATCGCGCATCGCGGGGTGATTGAAGTGCCGGTGACTTTGATCGAGGACCTGCCCGGCCATCTGCGCCATTTCCAGATCTGCGCGCTGTCGAGCGGCGAGATGCGCGCGGCGCTGGACCATGCGATGCACGCGGGGCACGCGGCGGTGACGATCGTCGGGCACGGGTTCGAGCTTGCCAATCGCGCCGGTACGCGGCCTAACGCCGTGCATGTCCGGCGCTTCGAGCGGCTGTGCCGGATGCTCGCGGCGCGACGGGGGGGATTGGTGACCGAATTTTTCGCAGACCGGCCGGCGCTGGCGCTGGGGCAGGACGACGTGCCGCTGGCGCCCAGCGCGCTGCGCACGCGCTTGCGACAGGCCGAGCAGCTCTGGTCGAACCTGGTCGAGGAACGCGCGGCGTGAGCGACGGGATTACCGATTCCGCGCGTCCGACTCGGCTGAAGTTCGAGATCGGCGCGCGCACGCTGATGGCGATCCAACGCTCGCTGCTGCGCGTGCCGCTGAGCCTCGCCGATGCGCGGTCGGAGGCGGTGCCGGTGCTGCCGCGGCTGGCGCGCGAGGCGCATGGTTATGCGATCACGTCGCTGCCCGAGGCATTGGTGCCCGGCATGGTCAAGGCATCGGGCGACATGCTGCCCTTTATCCGCCAGCGCTACACGCGCTATTATTTGGACTTCGCCGGCGATTTTGAGGGCTGGTTCGCAGGGCTGTCGTCGAACGCGCGGCAGAATCTGCGGCGCAAGGCGAAGAAGATCGCGCAGGAATCGGGCGGGTCGCTCGACATCCGCCGGTTCGCGGCGCCCGATGCGATGGAGGCATTCCACGACGTCGCCCGGCGGATTTCGCTGCGCACCTATCAGGAAAGGCTGCTGGGTTCCGGCCTGCCCGACAGCGCCGAGTTCCTCCACACGATGCTGGCGATGGCGGCGGCGGGGCAGGTGCGTGCCTGGCTGCTGTATATCGCGGGCGAGCCGGCGGCGTATCTCTATTGCCCGGTGGTCGAGGGCACGGTGCTCTATGCGCATGTCGGGCATGACCCGGCGTTCAACGACCTGTCGCCGGGCGCGGTGCTCCAGATGATGGCGGTGCAGGACCTGTTCGACGAAGGCGCGTTCGCGACGTTCGATTTCACCGAGGGCGAGGGCCAGCATAAGCGCCAGTTCGCGACCGGCGGCGTGGCGTGCGTCGACCTGCTGCTGCTCCGCCCCAGCCTGGCCAACCGCGTGACGATGGCCGCGCTGGGCGGGTTCAACCGCGCGGTGGCCGGGGCCAAGCGCGTGGTGCTGGGCGCGGGCTGGGCGGGCTGGCGAAGCGCGTGCGGCGGGGCTGAGCATTTGGTTTTGTACGAAATAACTGGGCGCACCGGACCGCTCAGCGGCGCAGCCATCTACATTATAACCTGACCGTTTCAAACGTTTGGGCAGTGTGTCCACGGGCGGTGCCCGGGATGCGTGGGATGACTCTCGCCTGCCTTTGCTCGACGTTGCTCCTGACGGGCACGCCGCTTCCGGGCGGTACCGCGCCGGTTCTTGCTGCCGTCGAAGCCGCGCCGCCCCTTTCGGTACGCGACGCCGATAGCGACGCGCCGAGCGCCAGCGATGCGCAGTCCGCGCTGAAGCCGCGCCCACGGATCGAATGGCGCAACGGCGTGCCCGTGCTCGTCTCGGCGGATGGCGGCACCAGCTTCCGGCTGTTGGGGCAGTTGATCGTGGATGCCGCCTCCACCAGCGGCGCCGGCGATCGCTCGCGTAACCGGCAGGACAGCGACGTGCGCGCCGCGCATCTCGGCTTTGCCGGCACCGTCGCCAACACGCTGGTCTATCAAGTGGAGACCGAATTCGCGAGCGGGTCTGCCGACGTCCTGTGGGCCCATGTCGGCTGGCGCGGCAAGATCGGGGCGTCACTGCCGACCTGCTGGCGGGCAACCTCCAGAACGATCGCAGCGTCGAGGGCAGTTCGGGCGGCGAGGCGCTGCCCTTTGTCGAGGCCAATTTCGTCGCGAGCGCGATTGCGCCCGATCGCGGCGGTTTCGGTTTCGGGGCGCAGGCGCGGCTGATCGGGGCGAACTGGCACGCCTCGGTCGCGGTGACCGGCGACGACATCGACGCGGCGCAGCCGCGGAGCGACGATCGCACCCTTCTGGCCCGCGCCCATTGGAACCCCATCAAGCGCGACGGCACGATCCTGCACCTGGGGGCGTGGACCTTTGACGAGAAATTCATCGGCGGGACGCGCAATCTCAGCGCCGGAGCCAATGTCGCGCACGGGCTGAACCCGCGCACGGTGCTGCGATCGCCGCAGCTTGCCGGCGCCACGGGCAACCATGGCGGCGGCGTCGAAGCCGGCGCGGTGGTTGGTCCCGTCTGGGTGATGGGCGAGGCGGGTCGCCGCGTGATCGACCTGCCCCAATCGGACGCGCGGACTGTCGCCAAGAGCCTGTCCGCCGGATGGTTCGTGACCGGCGAGGCGCCTCCCTATGCGGCCGCCACCGGCGGCATCGGTCGCCCGATCGTCAAGCGATCGGTGTTCCAGGGGGGACGCGGGCAGGTGGAGCTTACCGCGCGCTATCAGGAAATCGATGTCCGTACGCCCGGTCTGCGCAGCACCGGTGCCAGCGCCACCGGCGGCGCCAACTGGTATCTGAGCGGCCTGATGCGCGTGATGGTCAATGCCACCGCGTGGCGCCTCACGCCCGACCGATCGCTGGTTGGCGCAGGCCGCCGCACCGATCGCGGCACGACCTTCGTGCTGCGCACCCAAATCGTCTTTTGAAGATCGCCCTAGAGGATCGCACAATGTCCATAATCAGTCGTTTGAAGTTATCCGGGAAGCTGGTCGCCGCGTTCGCGGCGGTGATCCTGGTCGTGATCGCCTCGGGCGCTTATACCTATTCGTCGCTGACCAGCCTTGCGACCATTTCGGAATCCAATGCGAACAGCATCCAGGTGGCGCAGGACGGCGAAGCCATGCTGGGCGCCATCATTCAGCAGGAAAACGCGCTGCGAGGCTTCGCCATGCTGGGCCGCGAGGAACTGCTGGAGGAGTATAAGGCGAACATCAAGGCGTTCGAGACCGCAGCGACGAACTTCGAGGCCCGCACGAAATTGCCGGACCAGCAGCAACGGCTCCCCGACCTGCGCGCCGAGGTGAACGACCTCAACAATCGCCGCTTCGCCGAACTGATTTCGCTGGCGCGCAACCCCGCGACGCGGGCCCAGGCGCAGGAGATTTCGGGTCTCAAACAGCTTCCCAAGGTCCGCGCGATCAGCGGCGAGATCAAGGAACGCCAGCAGAAGGCAGTCGCGGAACAGCGCGATGCAATGACAGCCGCCAAGAATGGCGCGATGATCGCGGTCCTTGTCGGGGCGGTGGGCGCAGTGGTGATCGCCGCGATGATGGCCTGGCTGCTCGCAGGCGCGATCGTCCGCCCGCTGGTCGGGATGACCGGCGTCATGACCCGGCTGGCCGATGGCGACACCAAGGTGGACGTGCCCGCGACCGATCGCGCCGACGAAGTGGGCGAGATGGCGAAGGCGATGCTCGTCTTCCGCGAGAATGCGCGCCAGAAGCAGATTGCCGATGCCGAAGCGGCAAAGGCGCAGGAGGATCAGAATTTCGTCACGGAGACGATTTCGCACAATCTCGACATGGTGTCGCGCGGCGACCTGACGGCGACGATCACCGTCGAATTTCCCGCCGCCTATGGCAAGCTGCGCCAGAACTTCAACGACGCGATCTCGAATCTCCGCGAGTTGCTCGGATCGGTCGTGGAATCGGCGGCGGCAATCCGGACCGGCTCGTCGGAAATCGCCCAGGCGAGCGAAGACCTCGCCCGCCGCACCGAAGCAAACGCCGCAAGCCTGGAAGAAACCTCCGCGGCAATCGCGCAGATGGACCAGCGGCTCAAGGCGACCGCCGCATCCTCCGGCATGACGCTCGAGCGCGCAGACGGTGCCATCACCACGGTTTCGGGCGGGCGCGCTATCGCCGACGACGCGATGCAGGCGATGAACCGCGTGTCGGACAGCGCCAAGGGCATCGACAGCGTGATCGAGGGTCTCGACAAGATCGCGTTCCAGACTCGGGTTCTCGCGATGAACGCCGCCGTCGAGGCGGGGCGCGCGGGTGAGGCGGGACGCGGCTTTGCGGTGGTTGCCGACCTGGTTTCCGCGCTGGCGATGCGCGCCGAGGAAGAGGCCGGCCGCGCCCGCGACCAGCTGACCGCCACGCAGAGCGACATTGGCTCGGCGGTGGGCATGGTCCAGCGCGTCGACGGCGCGCTGGCCAACATCACCGGCGATGTCGGCGAGGTCCATGCGCTGCTGAGCAGCATGGCCGCCGACAACCAGGCCCAGGCATCGGCAGTGACGCAGATTTCCGCCGCGATCGTCGCGATGGACACGGCGACCCAGCAAAATGCGGCGATGGTGGAAGAGACGTCCGCCGCCGCGCGGACGCTGAATTCCGAGGTCTTGACGCTGACCGAACAGGCGGAGCGCTTCAACATCGGCGCCGCCAACGGCGGGGGCAGCACCCGAGCGGTGCGTCAGCCCGTGACCCCCATGGTATCGAGCAGCCCGCGTCGGTCGAAAGTTGCCGCTGTTCCGATGGCGCAGATGGCGGGCGGGGACGACTGGACGACCTTCTGATCGTCCGTCCTGTAATCGGGAAGGGCCGGGATCGCTCCCGGCCCTTTTCTTTTGTGTTGCGCGCCCTCTTCCTCAGGAGGCGGCGCGGGGCGACGGTGCTATGCGTCACCCTCACCCTCCCACTCGGCTTTGCCGAGCGGGCCCCTCCCTCTCCCAATGGGAGAGGGGAAGATTGCATCGCCATTTGCCGCCCGCGCCCCTAGAACCCCTCCATGCACCTTCGCGCCGAAGCCATTGTCCTGAGCGTGCGCGCGCATGGCGAGCATGGCGCGGTGGTGCGTGCGTTGACCGAGGCCGACGGGTTGCAGCCGGGCTATGTCCCGGGCGGACGGTCGCGGGCGTTGCGCCCCGTCCTTCAGCCTTCGAACCTGGTGCAGGGCGAATGGCGCGCGCGGACCGATGAGCAATTGGCGTCGCTCACCGTCGAGCTGATCCACAGCCGCGCGCCGTTGTTCGGCGAGGCGCTGCCCGCGGCGGCGCTGAGCTGGGCGACGGGGCTGACCGCGGCGGCGCTGCCCGACGGGCTGCCCTTTCCGCGGCTGCACGCTGCGCTGGACGGGGTGCTTGCGGCGATCGAGGCGGCGCCGGCGGCGCGCGGATGGGCGGTGGCGATGGTACGGTACGAGCTGTTGCTGCTCGCCGAGCTGGGGTTCGGGCTCGACCTGGAGCATTGCGTCGCGACCGGCGCGCGCGAGGATCTGGCGTTCGTCAGCCCCAAGAGCGGGATCGCCGTGAGCCGCGCGGGGGCGGCGGGATATGAGGATCGGCTGTTGCGGATGCCGCCCTTCCTCACGGCGGGCGGCGCGGCGGAATGGGGCGACATTCTCGACGGGTTGCGGCTGACCGGGCATTTCCTCGCGCGCGACCTGCTGACCGGCAGGAGCGCCGATGTGCTGGCCGCGCGTGTCCGGCTGGTGGACCGGTTGCAGCGAGCAGTTGCGTAACGCGGGCCGGGGCGGCAAAGCAGCGCCAAATTCGCTAGCCACAGGAGCGGGAATGCCGCTGATTGCCATTCTTCCCGGCGACGGGATCGGACCCGAAGTCACCAGCCAGGCGCGCCGCGTCCTCGAAGCCCTTGGGCTCGACCTGCAATTCGAAGAAGCGCCGGTCGGGGGTGCGGGCTATCTGGCGGCGGGCAAGCCGCTTCCCGACGCGACGCTGGCGCTGGCCAAGCGCGCCGATGCGGTGCTGTTCGGCGCGATCGGCGACCCGCGTTTCGATGCGCTGGAGCGCCGGCTGCGGCCCGAGGCGGCGCTGCTGGCGATCCGCCGCGAGCTGGGGCTGTTCGCCAATCTGCGCCCCGCCACGCTGTTCGCCGGGCTGGAGGACGCATCGGCGCTCAAGCCCGAAGTCGTCGCGGGGCTCGATATCGTGATCGTCCGCGAGCTGACCGGCGACGTCTATTTCGGCGAGAAGGGCCATCGCACCACGATGGAGGGGCTGCGCCAGGGCTTCGACGTGATGTCCTATGACGAGGGCGAGGTCGAGCGGATCGCGCGCGTCGGGTTCGAGATGGCGAAGCGGCGCAAGAAGAAGCTGTGCTCGGTCGACAAGGCGAACGTGCTCGAGACGTCGCAGCTGTGGCGCGATGTCGTCAATGAAATGAGCGTGCAATATCCTGACATCGAATTGACGCACATGTATGTCGATAACGCCGCGATGCAGCTTGTCCGACGCCCCACCGATTTCGACGTGATCGTTACCGGAAATCTGTTCGGCGATATCCTGTCCGACCAGGCCAGCATGTGCGCCGGGTCGATCGGGATGCTGCCGTCCGCCTCGCTGAGCGCGTGGAGCGGCGCCAACGGCATGTACGAGCCGATCCATGGCAGTGCCCCCGACATTGCCGGGCAGGGCAAGGCCAATCCGTGCGCCGCGATCCTGTCCGCCGCGATGCTGCTGCGCCATTCGCTGGTCGACGAAGCCTCGGCGCTGCGGATCGAGGCGGCGGTTGCCGCCGCGCTCGCCAAGGGCGCGCGTACCGCCGACCTGGGCGGCAGTCTGTCGACCAGTGCGATGGGCGATGCGGTACTGACGGAGCTTCAGTGACGCCCGACCTGCTCGAGCTTGCCGTCGTCGTTCCCACGTTCAACGAGCGGGCGAACGTCGCCACGCTCGTCGCGCGGCTGGACCAGGCGCTGGCCGGGCGCAACTGGGAGGCGATCTTCGTCGACGACGACAGCCCCGACGGCACCGCGCAGGCGGTGCGCGAGCTGGGGCGGATCGACAAGCGCGTGCGCGTGATCCAGCGGATCGGGCGGCGCGGGCTTTCGTCGGCGTGCATCGAGGGGATGTGCGCGACCGCGGCGCCGATCGTCGCAGTGATCGACGGCGACATGCAGCATGACGAGACGCTGCTGCCGCGGATGCTCGACGCGCTCCAGGCGGACGAGGCGCTCGACGTGGTCGTCGGATCGCGCTTCTGCGCGGGCGGCGGCACCGGCGAATGGGACCATGACCGCGTCGCCAAATCGGCGCTGGCGACCAGGCTGTCGCGCCGCGTGCTCAAGGCCGACCTGGGCGACCCGATGAGCGGCTTCTTCATGATCCGCACCGAGATCGTCCGGCGGCTGGTGCCGACGCTGTCGGGGATCGGGTTCAAGATCCTGCTCGACATCCTGACCGCGGCGCCCAAGCCGCTCAACTTCATCGAAATGCCCTATGTGTTCCGCACCCGGACCGAGGGCGAGAGCAAGCTCGATCATGTCGTGGCGATGGAATATCTGATCGCGCTGTACGACCGGATGTTCGGCAAGGTGATCCCGGTGCGGTTCGCGATGTTCTCCGCGATCGGCGCGCTGGGGGCGGGGGTGCATTTCCTGGTGCTGGGGGTGCTGTTCCTGCTCGCGGGGATGTCGTTCGTCACCGCGACGGTGATCGCGACGGTGTTCGCGATGACCTTCAACTTCTTCCTGAACAACACGCTGACCTATCGCGAGCGGCGGTTGAAGGGGTTCAAGCAGCTGCTCGACGGATGGGTGATCTTCTGCGTCGTCTGCTCGGTGGGCGCGATCGCGAATGTCGGGATGGCGGCGTTCCTGCACAATGTGCAGCATGGCGACTGGCGGCTGTCGGCGATGGCCGGGATCGCGGTGGCGGCGGTGTGGAATTTCGTGCTGTCGTCGCGGTTTACCTGGGGGCGGTACTGACCGAGCGCAACGGTTCCCCTGCGCAGGCGGGGGGCCAGAGCCCCGAGCGGTTCGCCCGCGACTCTGGACCCCTGCCTGCGCAGGGGAACGGGGCCTCACCGCCAGCTCGTGAACCACATCCAGTGCGTGAACCCCTGCGAATCGCGTAAGGGCGAGGCGGCGAGGATCGGGTAGAAGTAGAGGAAGGCGATCAGCGCAGCGGCGGCGAACCATTCTTCGCGGCCCTTGTTCCGGCCTCGGTCGAAATGGTGGAAGGCGACTGCCAGCACCAGGCACAGGAAGATGCCCGACAGATGGTAGTAATAATAGAAGCCCAGCGATTTCGGGATGATCGCATAGAGCGCGACCGACGCCGTCCATAGCAGCGCCACCGCCAGCGGATAGGCGGCGCGGCTGCGGAACCAGGCCCAGTAGCAGGCGAGCACCGCGACGAGTCCGCCCCACATGATCACCGGATTGCCGATCAGCAGCACCCCGCGCTGCGCCCCGCGATCCCATTCGTAGAAATACCAGATCGGGCGGAGCATCAGCGGCCAGCTCCACCAGTCTGACTGATAGGTGTGGCCGCGCAGCTTCTGCGTCTGGAGCGCGTACATGTCGAATTGCTGGGGGAGCAGGCTGGACCAGGTGAGCGGCTGGTTCGCGTAGAAGAAGGCGGGATAGAAGGTCGCGAAATAGACCGTGATGCTGACCGCGCCGAGGATCAGCAGCCCGGGCACGACGCCGAGCCCCGGCCAGTGCGGCTGGTCCTTGCCCGAAAAGGCGCTCGCGAGCGGCCGCTTCGCACGGCGGGCGTCGCGCAGCCGGATCGCGACAAAGGCGAGTGCGGCAAGCGCGACATAGGGGATCGCCGCCCACTTCACCGCGACTGCCAGCCCCATCAGCGCGCTGGCGCCGATCCAGCGGCCCAGCACCCGGCCCGGCGGCGCGCGCATCGCCCACAACATGACGATCATCGCCCACAGCACGAAGGCGCCAAGGTACACGTCGAGCATCGCGGTGCGCGCCTGGACGAACAGCGTCTGGTTGAGCATCGCCAGCGCCGCGGCTACCAGCGCGGCGCGCATCGACCCGAGCAGCAGCCAGACAAAGGCGAAGGCCCCGACCACGGTGGCGGTCCCCGCCAGCGTCGCGGTGATCCGCCAGCCGAACGGATTGTCGCCGAGCGCGACGATGCCCGCGCCGATCAGCTCCTTGCCGAGCAGGGGGTGCTCGACATTGCGCGGCCCTTCGAGGTCGATCAGCGCCTGCGCGGCGGGCACATAATGCACTTCGTCGAACAGGATCCGACTCGGCTGGTCGAGGTGGAAGGTGAACAGCAACTGCGCGGCGAGGCCGATGAGGAGCGCGACGAGGAGGGGCCGGGTGCCAAGGGCCTGGAGGCGAGCGAGCATGGCGCGACGCTAGCCGATCGCGTAGCGGGCTGGAAGGCGGCAAAGATGCGGGATCGGGGAAGTCCGGGCGGGTGGGACGACCTGGGACCGGAGACCTTGGTCGACCCACCCTTTGGAATGAAGCGTCGAAACGCTTGCTGTGTTGATACTAGCACGCTGCGTGCCAGGCGCAAACAAAGATGCTATTACAAACTGTTGCGTGATTAATGGGCCATCGGACCCCGGCCAAAGTGTAAACTGTGCCGACAGGTGCGGCGCGCTACAGCCCCTGCGCCGCCAGCGAGAATTTCGATCCGTTGACCCAGCCTTGCCCCATCGCGATCGTGCCCTTGCGGTTGATCACGACATGCTGCCAGCGCGGATCGGCGGTCTTCGAGCGCAGATAGGTCATGCACAGGATCGGGAGCTTCTCCGCGTCGGTTTGGTTGCGCCACAGGGCCGCATTCTTGGCGGCGTCGGTGGCGTGGCCGCTGGTGCCCTTTATCCCCGCCATGAAGTCGCAGATCACGTCGTCGGCCTTGCCCGGCGCGCTCGCTGCGATGAAGGCGCGCATCTTGGCCGGAGTGAGGCCCTCCAGCGATCCGTTCTGCGTGACAATGTCGAAGAACCAGCAGAACAGCCGCTTGGTCGGCGCGGCGCCGCCGTCTTCCTTTGCCCATGCGGTCGCGCGGTCGAATGCCGTCTGCGCCTTGCCCGAAATGCGCTTGTCCTGTTCGGCGCGCATCTGCGGCGTGCCCATCAGCGCGCGCAGTTCGGCGAGCGGCGTGGCGCGCAGCCGGGTGCCGGTCTGCCAGCTGCGGACAATCGTCAGGCCCGAGCCGATGCCGCCGGTGCAGGCGGTCCACATCTGGGCGCCGATCGTCGGCATCGCCGCCAGCACGACCGGGCGCCCGACCGCGACCACCATCGGCTGGAGCGAGTTCTTGCCGATATTCCATTGCAGCGCGCCGCACGAAATCCCCATGCCGTCGAAATCGCCCGAGACGCCCTGATACGGGTCGCCCTGGGTTTCGAAATGCGGCGTGATCTGGACGGCGGCGGCGACCCAGTTGGCGGGCGGCGGGGGCATGGCGATTCTCCCAATGAGGCGGCCTCCGCCCGCATCGGGATGCGGCGGCGGGGCGGCTGGATTTTCGAAGACGCGAGTCACTAGCCCGCGGCTGCGACTCTCTCGCTGGGCGTGCCGAGTTTCGTGCAGCCTGCCCGGAAATGCAAATGTGGCCTCGCGCCGGTCGCAGGGGCGATTGCAGATGAACTCGCGCACTTATTTTTTACGTCGTCATGCTGAACTTGGTTCAGCATCCAACGCGCAAAACGCGCGGGATTCGCCCGTGGAAGGTTGGACCCTGAAACGAGTTCAGGGTGACGGGCAGTAGAGAAGGCGACGCCCGATCCTTATCGATTCCCCTGCGGCATTCACCCGCCGTTCAGCCCATTGACTACAGACGTAATCATCGATTACAGACGTAGTCAGCGAGGGACCGATGACCGAACGTATCAGTGACGCCGAACATGCCGTGATGGAAGTGTTGTGGGACGAATCGCCGCTGTCCGCGCAGGATGTCGTCGAGCGCGTGCCCGCCGATCGCGGCTGGAGTGCGAACACGGTCAAGACGCTGCTGGGGCGGCTGCTCGCCAAGTCGATCATCGCGCATGAGGAGGAGGGGCGGCGTTATCTTTACCGCCCGCTGGTGGCGCGCGGCGACTATGTCGCGGGCGAATCGCGGCGGCTGATGGACCGGCTGTTCGGGGGCAAGCTGACGCCGCTGGTCGCGCATCTGGCGGAGCGCGATGCGATCACCGACCAGGACATCGCCGAGATCGAGGCGCTGCTGAAGGATCTGAAATCATGATCGGCTGGGCAGTAGAGACGTTCATCGCCACCACGCTGCTGATGCTGCTGGTATTGGCGATCCGCGCGCCGGTGCGGCGCAGCTTCGGGCCGCATCTGGCCTATGCCTTGTGGCTGCTGCCGGTAATCCGGTTGCTGATGCCGCCGCTGCCGGGGGAGTGGCAGCTCAGCCGGCTGGTCGCGCCGCTCGCGCGCGATGCCGCCGCGGCGCCGGGGATCACGGTTGGGGTGATGAACCCCGCGACGCTGCCGCCCGAGGCGGCGAGCCACGCGGTGATCGCGCAGGTCGACCTGCTCGGCCATCAGGGCGGCGTCGCGCTGGTGCCGCCGACCGCGGTTGCCGACG from Sphingomonas hengshuiensis encodes the following:
- a CDS encoding polysaccharide deacetylase family protein codes for the protein MATRVFITIDTELMWRHHVAGLDAAEVVRRSIEPAGVGVGWQLAQLAAHGLKATFFVDPMPALVYGLDPIKRIVGAILSAGQEVQLHLHPNWTGAHAGDKGASHGPFELIDYSLAEQVRLIAGAAEMLVAAGAPDPIAFRSGSYSASDDTLAALAELGFAYDSSHNGSEHPWPSAIGLDPRQIAPIAHRGVIEVPVTLIEDLPGHLRHFQICALSSGEMRAALDHAMHAGHAAVTIVGHGFELANRAGTRPNAVHVRRFERLCRMLAARRGGLVTEFFADRPALALGQDDVPLAPSALRTRLRQAEQLWSNLVEERAA
- a CDS encoding methyl-accepting chemotaxis protein produces the protein MSIISRLKLSGKLVAAFAAVILVVIASGAYTYSSLTSLATISESNANSIQVAQDGEAMLGAIIQQENALRGFAMLGREELLEEYKANIKAFETAATNFEARTKLPDQQQRLPDLRAEVNDLNNRRFAELISLARNPATRAQAQEISGLKQLPKVRAISGEIKERQQKAVAEQRDAMTAAKNGAMIAVLVGAVGAVVIAAMMAWLLAGAIVRPLVGMTGVMTRLADGDTKVDVPATDRADEVGEMAKAMLVFRENARQKQIADAEAAKAQEDQNFVTETISHNLDMVSRGDLTATITVEFPAAYGKLRQNFNDAISNLRELLGSVVESAAAIRTGSSEIAQASEDLARRTEANAASLEETSAAIAQMDQRLKATAASSGMTLERADGAITTVSGGRAIADDAMQAMNRVSDSAKGIDSVIEGLDKIAFQTRVLAMNAAVEAGRAGEAGRGFAVVADLVSALAMRAEEEAGRARDQLTATQSDIGSAVGMVQRVDGALANITGDVGEVHALLSSMAADNQAQASAVTQISAAIVAMDTATQQNAAMVEETSAAARTLNSEVLTLTEQAERFNIGAANGGGSTRAVRQPVTPMVSSSPRRSKVAAVPMAQMAGGDDWTTF
- a CDS encoding GNAT family N-acetyltransferase, whose translation is MSDGITDSARPTRLKFEIGARTLMAIQRSLLRVPLSLADARSEAVPVLPRLAREAHGYAITSLPEALVPGMVKASGDMLPFIRQRYTRYYLDFAGDFEGWFAGLSSNARQNLRRKAKKIAQESGGSLDIRRFAAPDAMEAFHDVARRISLRTYQERLLGSGLPDSAEFLHTMLAMAAAGQVRAWLLYIAGEPAAYLYCPVVEGTVLYAHVGHDPAFNDLSPGAVLQMMAVQDLFDEGAFATFDFTEGEGQHKRQFATGGVACVDLLLLRPSLANRVTMAALGGFNRAVAGAKRVVLGAGWAGWRSACGGAEHLVLYEITGRTGPLSGAAIYIIT
- the leuB gene encoding 3-isopropylmalate dehydrogenase — protein: MPLIAILPGDGIGPEVTSQARRVLEALGLDLQFEEAPVGGAGYLAAGKPLPDATLALAKRADAVLFGAIGDPRFDALERRLRPEAALLAIRRELGLFANLRPATLFAGLEDASALKPEVVAGLDIVIVRELTGDVYFGEKGHRTTMEGLRQGFDVMSYDEGEVERIARVGFEMAKRRKKKLCSVDKANVLETSQLWRDVVNEMSVQYPDIELTHMYVDNAAMQLVRRPTDFDVIVTGNLFGDILSDQASMCAGSIGMLPSASLSAWSGANGMYEPIHGSAPDIAGQGKANPCAAILSAAMLLRHSLVDEASALRIEAAVAAALAKGARTADLGGSLSTSAMGDAVLTELQ
- a CDS encoding glycosyltransferase family 2 protein; this encodes MTPDLLELAVVVPTFNERANVATLVARLDQALAGRNWEAIFVDDDSPDGTAQAVRELGRIDKRVRVIQRIGRRGLSSACIEGMCATAAPIVAVIDGDMQHDETLLPRMLDALQADEALDVVVGSRFCAGGGTGEWDHDRVAKSALATRLSRRVLKADLGDPMSGFFMIRTEIVRRLVPTLSGIGFKILLDILTAAPKPLNFIEMPYVFRTRTEGESKLDHVVAMEYLIALYDRMFGKVIPVRFAMFSAIGALGAGVHFLVLGVLFLLAGMSFVTATVIATVFAMTFNFFLNNTLTYRERRLKGFKQLLDGWVIFCVVCSVGAIANVGMAAFLHNVQHGDWRLSAMAGIAVAAVWNFVLSSRFTWGRY
- the recO gene encoding DNA repair protein RecO; this encodes MHLRAEAIVLSVRAHGEHGAVVRALTEADGLQPGYVPGGRSRALRPVLQPSNLVQGEWRARTDEQLASLTVELIHSRAPLFGEALPAAALSWATGLTAAALPDGLPFPRLHAALDGVLAAIEAAPAARGWAVAMVRYELLLLAELGFGLDLEHCVATGAREDLAFVSPKSGIAVSRAGAAGYEDRLLRMPPFLTAGGAAEWGDILDGLRLTGHFLARDLLTGRSADVLAARVRLVDRLQRAVA
- a CDS encoding porin; protein product: MPFVEANFVASAIAPDRGGFGFGAQARLIGANWHASVAVTGDDIDAAQPRSDDRTLLARAHWNPIKRDGTILHLGAWTFDEKFIGGTRNLSAGANVAHGLNPRTVLRSPQLAGATGNHGGGVEAGAVVGPVWVMGEAGRRVIDLPQSDARTVAKSLSAGWFVTGEAPPYAAATGGIGRPIVKRSVFQGGRGQVELTARYQEIDVRTPGLRSTGASATGGANWYLSGLMRVMVNATAWRLTPDRSLVGAGRRTDRGTTFVLRTQIVF
- a CDS encoding phospholipid carrier-dependent glycosyltransferase, yielding MLARLQALGTRPLLVALLIGLAAQLLFTFHLDQPSRILFDEVHYVPAAQALIDLEGPRNVEHPLLGKELIGAGIVALGDNPFGWRITATLAGTATVVGAFAFVWLLLGSMRAALVAAALAMLNQTLFVQARTAMLDVYLGAFVLWAMIVMLWAMRAPPGRVLGRWIGASALMGLAVAVKWAAIPYVALAALAFVAIRLRDARRAKRPLASAFSGKDQPHWPGLGVVPGLLILGAVSITVYFATFYPAFFYANQPLTWSSLLPQQFDMYALQTQKLRGHTYQSDWWSWPLMLRPIWYFYEWDRGAQRGVLLIGNPVIMWGGLVAVLACYWAWFRSRAAYPLAVALLWTASVALYAIIPKSLGFYYYYHLSGIFLCLVLAVAFHHFDRGRNKGREEWFAAAALIAFLYFYPILAASPLRDSQGFTHWMWFTSWR
- a CDS encoding BlaI/MecI/CopY family transcriptional regulator, with the protein product MTERISDAEHAVMEVLWDESPLSAQDVVERVPADRGWSANTVKTLLGRLLAKSIIAHEEEGRRYLYRPLVARGDYVAGESRRLMDRLFGGKLTPLVAHLAERDAITDQDIAEIEALLKDLKS